A genomic window from Paenibacillus sp. FSL K6-0276 includes:
- a CDS encoding RsfA family transcriptional regulator has translation MTAVRQDAWSAEDDLILAEVTLRHIREGSTQLAAFEEVGEKIGRTSAACGFRWNSCVRKSYEGAIGIAKGQRQKRSYLKKQPSVRGAQVAGLILGDTDEEFGRGEGLSENTLSIDAVIRFLRQWKGTIQEAGRQLKMLERDLREKEDELTELRSENERLSKEVNLAQSDYRVVNDDYKALIQIMDRARRLAFLNEEEDEMKTRFKMDGNGNLERIE, from the coding sequence ATGACAGCCGTTAGACAGGATGCTTGGAGTGCAGAAGATGATCTAATACTGGCAGAAGTAACCTTGCGCCACATTCGGGAGGGCAGTACACAACTTGCTGCTTTTGAAGAAGTGGGTGAGAAAATCGGCAGAACGTCGGCTGCTTGCGGATTCCGCTGGAACAGCTGTGTTCGAAAAAGCTATGAAGGCGCAATCGGAATCGCTAAAGGCCAACGTCAGAAGCGAAGTTACCTGAAAAAGCAACCGTCAGTAAGAGGAGCGCAGGTAGCGGGTCTGATTCTCGGGGATACCGACGAGGAATTCGGACGAGGCGAAGGATTGAGTGAGAACACATTATCCATTGATGCGGTTATACGTTTCCTGAGACAATGGAAAGGCACGATTCAGGAGGCAGGACGTCAGCTGAAAATGCTGGAGAGAGATTTGCGCGAGAAGGAAGATGAATTAACAGAATTAAGATCTGAGAATGAACGGTTGTCAAAAGAGGTTAATCTTGCTCAAAGTGACTACCGGGTAGTCAACGATGATTACAAAGCTTTAATTCAGATCATGGATCGTGCTCGTAGGCTCGCTTTCTTAAATGAAGAAGAAGATGAAATGAAGACTCGTTTCAAAATGGATGGCAACGGAAATTTGGAACGCATTGAATAA
- a CDS encoding DUF2626 family protein, which translates to MDRMFRVLGFFTLAIGLMAFAGGLTEMALLFFLQTAFFVILGYLKFTEKTYVLLFWAYMILTFTGFSYWTIFQMGLPL; encoded by the coding sequence TTGGACCGCATGTTTCGGGTATTAGGTTTTTTTACACTGGCTATTGGATTGATGGCTTTTGCCGGAGGTCTAACAGAAATGGCCTTGCTTTTCTTTTTGCAAACCGCTTTTTTCGTAATTCTCGGTTATTTGAAGTTTACTGAAAAAACTTATGTCCTACTTTTCTGGGCATACATGATTTTGACTTTCACCGGTTTCAGCTATTGGACGATCTTTCAAATGGGTCTTCCACTATAA
- a CDS encoding extracellular solute-binding protein, giving the protein MLKRKNYWLLFAILLLSLTSLSPSMELSTNNDPHPMKKPQSQSTNPSSGKEGTIDSLRITVSLNSEEFRELELLSNRYTLDSGVKVVLTNVDSEDADEVLKHDLTIGDSPDIVMADGRSILDWATRGYLLPVDVYQSIPGSAPLTQLIPWMQWNGYNWGVPLDIDPYVLVYSPQRLAELGFSTLPRNLEEWNTLLQNVLKEQGKYLLAMDTRNPYGLSAVMESMNSSLLSNNQEVLDWTQNARSYFYLTSRYNKDVWDMIQSGSIAVAALPLSEWQKYGNSSLVAEAPLTASNGRGLESYYSRSFALPAQSQSPKEAVNWLTFITSEDSQMDWLENTGSLPALDVLYRSEHDFKYKLPFGVELLLTEETAPEVESQGGWSKIVEAVSLLLTGKIDAAGYKDFIKEGLE; this is encoded by the coding sequence GTGCTGAAACGCAAAAATTATTGGCTGCTTTTTGCAATTTTACTACTATCGCTGACAAGCTTGTCGCCCAGTATGGAATTGAGTACCAATAACGACCCACATCCTATGAAAAAGCCTCAAAGTCAGTCGACAAATCCTTCTTCAGGGAAAGAGGGAACTATAGATAGTCTGCGTATAACAGTATCACTAAACAGCGAAGAATTTCGTGAGCTGGAACTTCTTAGCAACCGTTACACATTGGACAGTGGGGTAAAGGTAGTGCTAACCAATGTTGATAGTGAGGATGCAGATGAAGTTTTGAAGCATGATCTAACCATCGGGGACAGCCCAGATATCGTTATGGCGGATGGACGAAGCATTCTGGACTGGGCCACACGTGGATATTTATTGCCGGTGGATGTGTATCAGAGTATTCCAGGGAGTGCACCGTTAACTCAGTTGATCCCATGGATGCAATGGAACGGATATAATTGGGGAGTTCCGCTGGATATCGACCCTTATGTGCTTGTTTATTCACCACAGCGACTTGCGGAACTGGGGTTCTCCACGTTACCAAGAAATCTGGAAGAGTGGAACACACTGCTTCAGAATGTGCTTAAAGAGCAAGGAAAATATTTGCTCGCGATGGATACCCGTAATCCATATGGATTGTCGGCGGTTATGGAGAGTATGAACAGCAGCTTGCTATCTAATAACCAAGAAGTGTTGGATTGGACTCAGAATGCTCGCAGTTACTTTTACCTTACCAGTCGTTATAACAAAGATGTTTGGGATATGATTCAGAGCGGAAGCATTGCTGTTGCTGCTTTACCGCTATCTGAGTGGCAAAAATATGGGAATTCATCTTTAGTTGCAGAAGCGCCACTGACCGCAAGTAACGGGAGAGGACTTGAATCCTATTACAGCCGTTCCTTTGCACTTCCAGCTCAATCCCAAAGTCCAAAGGAAGCTGTGAATTGGCTGACGTTTATCACCTCTGAGGATTCTCAGATGGATTGGCTGGAGAACACGGGGAGCTTGCCTGCGCTGGATGTCCTTTATCGTTCGGAGCATGATTTCAAATATAAGCTTCCTTTCGGAGTCGAACTATTACTGACAGAAGAAACCGCCCCGGAGGTCGAATCCCAAGGCGGCTGGAGTAAGATTGTTGAAGCAGTATCCTTACTACTTACAGGGAAAATTGATGCGGCAGGGTACAAAGACTTTATCAAGGAAGGCTTAGAATGA
- a CDS encoding PhoH family protein produces MNKIFVLDTNVLLHDPNSIFSFKEHEVVIPAVVLEEIDSKKRNADEIGRNARTVSRLLDGLRELGHLHSGVELEHGGKLKVELNHRSFVKVQEMFGEVSNDNRILAVALNYLNEENEKPDPRPVVLVSKDVLVRIKADVLGITPEDYLSDRTGDLNELYTGYQSLLVHPSLIDEYYSHRSLTVKQLALSYPLYPHEFVILKDEIGSGKSALLKVNSDATRLEPLYLGNDAVWGISARNAQQRMALELLLNDEIPLVTITGKAGTGKTLLALAAGLFKVEDEHKYKKLLIARPVVPMGKDIGYLPGEKDEKLRPWMQPIYDNLEFLFDTKKAGDIDKILMGLGSIQVEALTYIRGRSIPSQFIIIDEAQNLSRHEVKTIVSRAGEGSKVILMGDPEQIDHPYLDAASNGLSYIVEKFKQQGISGHITLEKGERSRLAQLAADLL; encoded by the coding sequence ATGAACAAGATATTTGTGTTAGACACCAACGTGCTTTTGCACGACCCCAATTCGATTTTTTCTTTCAAGGAGCATGAAGTGGTTATTCCGGCGGTAGTGCTGGAAGAAATCGACTCCAAGAAGCGCAATGCTGACGAAATCGGCCGAAATGCCCGCACGGTGTCCCGATTGCTTGACGGACTCCGGGAATTAGGTCATCTGCATAGCGGTGTGGAACTGGAACATGGAGGTAAGCTGAAGGTAGAGCTTAACCACCGCAGTTTTGTGAAGGTACAGGAAATGTTTGGTGAGGTATCTAACGACAATCGGATTTTGGCTGTAGCTCTCAATTATTTGAATGAAGAGAATGAGAAGCCCGATCCGCGTCCCGTGGTGCTTGTGAGTAAGGATGTTCTTGTTCGAATTAAAGCAGACGTGCTGGGGATTACGCCAGAGGATTATTTGTCAGATCGTACAGGTGACTTGAATGAACTATATACGGGATATCAGTCGCTGTTGGTTCATCCTTCACTTATTGATGAATATTACAGTCACCGTTCTCTGACGGTTAAACAGCTCGCGTTGTCCTATCCGCTCTATCCTCATGAGTTTGTTATTCTAAAGGATGAGATCGGCAGCGGCAAATCGGCTCTTCTCAAAGTGAATAGTGATGCTACCCGTCTGGAGCCGCTCTACCTTGGCAATGATGCAGTTTGGGGAATTAGCGCCCGGAATGCTCAACAAAGAATGGCATTAGAGCTGCTTCTAAATGATGAAATTCCACTGGTAACCATTACAGGTAAGGCTGGAACAGGGAAGACATTATTGGCGCTTGCTGCCGGACTATTCAAAGTTGAGGATGAACATAAATACAAAAAACTGCTCATTGCCCGTCCGGTGGTACCTATGGGTAAGGATATCGGTTATTTGCCCGGAGAAAAGGATGAGAAGCTCAGACCCTGGATGCAGCCCATTTATGATAATCTGGAGTTTCTGTTCGATACCAAAAAAGCTGGCGATATCGATAAAATATTAATGGGCTTAGGCAGCATACAAGTAGAAGCATTAACTTATATTCGTGGACGTTCAATCCCTTCACAGTTCATCATTATTGATGAAGCCCAGAACCTTTCTCGTCATGAGGTGAAGACTATCGTCTCCAGAGCGGGTGAAGGAAGTAAAGTTATTCTTATGGGCGATCCAGAGCAAATCGATCATCCTTATCTGGATGCTGCGAGCAACGGACTCAGCTATATCGTTGAGAAGTTCAAGCAGCAAGGGATTAGCGGACATATTACTTTGGAAAAAGGTGAGCGTTCCCGCCTGGCCCAACTGGCAGCGGACTTACTCTAA
- a CDS encoding YhcN/YlaJ family sporulation lipoprotein yields MRKSMCLLLVLLLLTSCGIANKKTSPSPQNKQSANAVKGTGNHEVRQLSNDGATNPKATSKAGQAVSVKGESEIALKDHFEQLAKRVPGVNGAHCVVMNKVAIVGLDVEGSLGRSRVGSIKYSVAEAIRKDPRSVRALVTADMDLSSRLAEMSRHISQGHPISGFSSELADIIGRIIPQLPEDTKPIKNAQ; encoded by the coding sequence ATGAGAAAATCAATGTGTCTGTTGCTGGTACTGCTGCTACTGACAAGCTGCGGTATCGCTAATAAAAAGACATCACCCTCTCCTCAGAATAAACAATCTGCGAATGCTGTAAAGGGTACGGGGAACCATGAGGTTCGGCAATTGTCCAATGATGGTGCGACTAATCCTAAAGCCACCTCAAAAGCTGGTCAAGCCGTCAGTGTTAAGGGTGAAAGTGAAATTGCACTTAAGGACCATTTTGAACAGTTGGCCAAAAGGGTTCCTGGTGTGAATGGCGCACACTGTGTAGTCATGAACAAGGTTGCCATTGTAGGTCTTGACGTAGAAGGTTCCCTAGGCCGGTCACGTGTAGGAAGCATTAAATATTCAGTAGCAGAAGCGATCCGCAAAGACCCAAGAAGTGTACGGGCGCTTGTCACAGCCGATATGGATCTCTCCAGCAGATTAGCGGAAATGAGCCGCCATATCTCCCAGGGACATCCGATATCCGGATTTTCATCCGAATTAGCTGATATCATCGGACGAATCATACCGCAGCTGCCAGAGGATACTAAGCCGATTAAAAATGCACAGTAG
- a CDS encoding pyridoxamine 5'-phosphate oxidase family protein produces MSEAVAQLNETLLSMLQSETFVLLNTVDAESGGPTSTAISWIYAVSPSTVRLAVDHRSRLVNNMKVNPLVTVTIFGEGTVYAINGSAVVRQDPLQDVPFKMCCFDVEIMAVRNALFYGAQLESAPRYAKVYDGRAAEKLDGQVFAAMKKA; encoded by the coding sequence ATGTCCGAAGCCGTTGCTCAGCTGAACGAAACCTTGCTATCGATGCTGCAATCGGAAACTTTTGTTCTTCTCAACACAGTTGATGCGGAATCAGGAGGTCCTACGTCCACGGCCATTTCGTGGATTTATGCAGTAAGTCCTAGTACTGTGCGTCTGGCTGTGGATCATCGTTCCAGACTCGTGAACAACATGAAAGTTAACCCGTTAGTTACCGTTACTATATTTGGTGAGGGAACTGTCTATGCCATTAACGGCAGTGCTGTTGTAAGGCAGGATCCCCTTCAAGATGTACCTTTCAAGATGTGCTGTTTTGATGTTGAAATTATGGCGGTGCGTAACGCGCTTTTTTATGGAGCGCAGCTTGAATCCGCCCCAAGATATGCAAAGGTTTATGATGGACGTGCCGCTGAGAAGCTGGACGGACAAGTATTTGCTGCCATGAAAAAAGCCTAG
- a CDS encoding LCP family protein → MSTRNSSLPPRASGQQPNNRKQPVKGAPKKKKKKPQKRGFFGRLVRILLTLLIIAILGVLGYGGYLYWKLENGVFNAGSKGTVAPGHSATEKPLTMLILGTDNRPKHQSRLTDVIMVAALNPKTKSATIVSLPRDTLVELNGYKQTKINEFYARFKGKEDSSGILAEDEMKTMMGKYLDIDVDYTTILDFQGFRDVVDELGGVNVNISDNMCYTDSVDGTNINLKKGPAELDGDKALDYVRYRKSNCKPKTKGSDDFDRNKRQNEVLHSLVDQMQSLGGVLKIGKVLDAVDSNMKTDIENSQIKDMIATYWKISKENIEFKPVTGTWRSPYVYINDEELEAAKKSLQDRLAGVSAGSASESTEAP, encoded by the coding sequence ATGAGTACACGAAACAGCAGTTTACCTCCAAGAGCAAGTGGTCAACAACCGAATAATAGAAAACAGCCTGTGAAGGGTGCTCCTAAGAAAAAAAAGAAGAAACCGCAAAAGAGAGGCTTTTTTGGCAGATTAGTTAGAATCCTGTTAACCTTACTCATTATTGCGATTCTTGGCGTATTGGGCTACGGGGGCTATCTGTATTGGAAGCTTGAAAATGGGGTCTTTAATGCAGGGAGTAAAGGAACGGTTGCTCCAGGACATTCGGCTACAGAAAAACCACTGACGATGCTTATCCTGGGTACGGATAATAGACCAAAACATCAATCTAGATTGACAGATGTTATTATGGTTGCAGCGCTTAATCCTAAGACAAAATCAGCAACCATTGTCTCTCTTCCACGCGATACCTTAGTTGAGCTCAATGGATACAAGCAAACGAAGATTAACGAATTCTATGCTCGCTTTAAGGGGAAAGAAGATTCTTCTGGCATTTTGGCAGAAGATGAGATGAAGACAATGATGGGGAAATATCTAGATATTGACGTAGATTATACAACGATTCTGGATTTTCAAGGCTTCCGTGATGTGGTGGACGAGCTTGGTGGAGTCAACGTCAACATTAGCGATAATATGTGTTATACAGACAGCGTAGACGGTACGAATATCAATCTGAAAAAAGGTCCGGCAGAGCTTGACGGAGATAAAGCGCTAGATTATGTGCGATACCGTAAATCTAATTGCAAACCTAAGACTAAGGGTTCAGATGATTTCGATCGGAACAAACGTCAGAATGAGGTCCTTCATTCTCTGGTGGATCAGATGCAATCGCTTGGTGGCGTATTAAAAATAGGTAAGGTGCTTGACGCAGTGGACAGTAACATGAAGACTGATATCGAAAATTCGCAGATCAAAGACATGATTGCGACGTATTGGAAGATTTCCAAAGAGAATATCGAATTCAAGCCCGTGACTGGAACGTGGCGAAGTCCGTATGTATATATTAATGATGAAGAGCTTGAGGCTGCCAAGAAAAGCCTACAGGATCGGTTAGCAGGAGTTTCCGCTGGTTCCGCTTCGGAATCCACTGAGGCCCCTTAA
- a CDS encoding YlaH-like family protein, translated as MQVWFAEHPIVAYIVIFILLTFVYNQVFRVNQKLSIGKEIMLYIMMAIGSGMLLIFQHDKLPIIQCLLVAVGLMLMVRIRYIVEARQKRKAAAAAKRQ; from the coding sequence ATGCAGGTCTGGTTTGCTGAGCATCCAATCGTCGCTTATATTGTTATTTTTATATTGCTTACATTTGTGTATAATCAGGTATTTCGTGTGAATCAAAAGTTATCGATTGGCAAAGAGATTATGCTGTACATAATGATGGCAATCGGCTCCGGCATGCTCCTCATTTTTCAACATGATAAGCTACCGATCATCCAGTGTCTGCTGGTCGCCGTCGGATTAATGCTGATGGTACGGATACGTTATATCGTAGAAGCTCGACAGAAGAGAAAGGCTGCAGCTGCAGCAAAAAGACAGTAA
- the typA gene encoding translational GTPase TypA, translating into MHSRKDIRNIAIIAHVDHGKTTLVDQLLQQSGIFSAHEHLQERAMDSNDIERERGITILAKNTAITYKEFLINIVDTPGHADFGGEVERIMKMVDGVLLVVDAYEGCMPQTKFVLRKALEQKLTPIVVVNKIDRPAARPKEVIDEVLDLFIELEANDEQLEFPVVYASALNGTSSMVPEKQDDTMLSLYETIVEHIPAPTESVEEPLQFLVTLMDYNEYLGRIAIGRVNRGVIKQGQSVTVIMRDGKSKTARIEKLFGFQGLKRIETEEAGAGDIVAIAGIKDINIGETIADPANPEALPVLKIDEPTMQMTFLVNNSPFAGKEGKWVTSRKLRERLFKELETDVSLRVEETDSPDAFIVSGRGELHLGILIENMRREGYEMQVSKPQVIIKEIDGVKSEPLERLMIDIPEESMGSVMESLGTRKAEMVNMINNGTGQVRLEFLIPARGLIGYNTYFLTLTRGYGVMNHAFDSYAPLVAGQVGGRHQGVLVASETGSTTQYGIVGVEDRGILFLDAGTEIYEGMIVGEHTRDNDIIVNICREKALTNMRTSGKDDTVKMKTPRTFSLEGALEYLNEDEYCEITPKSIRLRKKILNKGERERVEKQRKMAQANA; encoded by the coding sequence ATGCATTCAAGAAAAGATATTCGCAACATTGCGATCATTGCCCACGTTGACCATGGCAAAACAACACTCGTCGATCAGCTTCTTCAGCAATCGGGGATCTTCAGCGCACACGAGCACCTACAAGAACGCGCCATGGACTCTAACGATATCGAGCGGGAACGCGGAATTACAATCCTAGCTAAAAATACAGCAATAACTTATAAAGAGTTTTTGATCAACATTGTGGATACACCTGGACACGCTGACTTCGGTGGCGAAGTAGAACGGATCATGAAGATGGTTGATGGTGTATTGCTGGTTGTTGATGCTTATGAAGGCTGCATGCCGCAAACGAAATTCGTTCTGCGTAAAGCATTGGAACAAAAACTTACACCGATCGTTGTCGTGAACAAGATTGACCGTCCAGCTGCTCGTCCTAAGGAAGTTATTGATGAAGTGCTCGATTTGTTCATCGAACTTGAAGCAAATGACGAACAATTGGAATTCCCGGTTGTTTATGCATCTGCACTTAATGGTACTTCAAGCATGGTTCCTGAGAAACAAGATGATACAATGCTTTCGCTCTACGAAACCATTGTTGAACATATTCCAGCTCCAACCGAAAGTGTTGAAGAGCCGCTTCAATTCCTCGTAACGTTGATGGATTATAACGAATACTTGGGTCGTATTGCTATTGGCCGTGTAAACCGCGGTGTGATCAAACAAGGTCAATCTGTAACAGTCATTATGCGTGACGGTAAGAGTAAAACCGCACGTATTGAGAAATTGTTCGGCTTCCAAGGTTTAAAACGTATTGAAACAGAAGAAGCGGGCGCAGGGGATATCGTTGCTATCGCAGGGATCAAGGACATCAACATTGGTGAGACCATTGCTGATCCAGCGAATCCAGAAGCGCTGCCTGTTCTTAAGATCGACGAGCCAACTATGCAAATGACTTTCCTTGTAAATAACAGTCCTTTTGCTGGTAAAGAAGGTAAATGGGTAACTTCCCGTAAGCTTCGTGAGCGTCTCTTTAAAGAACTTGAGACAGATGTGAGTTTGCGTGTGGAAGAAACGGATAGTCCTGATGCATTTATCGTTTCTGGACGCGGTGAGCTTCACCTTGGTATTCTGATCGAGAATATGCGTCGTGAAGGTTATGAAATGCAAGTTTCTAAACCACAAGTAATCATTAAAGAAATCGATGGTGTTAAATCGGAGCCGCTTGAGCGTCTCATGATTGACATTCCAGAAGAAAGCATGGGCTCTGTTATGGAAAGTCTGGGCACTCGCAAAGCCGAAATGGTCAACATGATTAACAACGGTACGGGTCAAGTACGTCTGGAGTTCCTGATTCCTGCACGTGGTTTGATTGGTTACAACACGTACTTCTTGACTTTGACACGCGGTTACGGCGTTATGAACCATGCTTTTGACAGCTACGCTCCACTGGTTGCTGGTCAAGTTGGCGGACGTCATCAAGGTGTGCTTGTAGCAAGTGAGACTGGATCAACAACACAATATGGAATAGTGGGCGTTGAGGATCGTGGTATTCTCTTCTTGGATGCAGGTACAGAAATTTATGAAGGTATGATCGTAGGCGAGCATACCCGTGATAACGATATTATCGTTAACATCTGTAGAGAAAAAGCACTTACCAACATGCGTACCTCAGGTAAGGATGATACTGTAAAAATGAAGACACCACGTACCTTCTCTTTGGAAGGCGCACTTGAATATTTGAATGAAGATGAATATTGTGAAATTACACCTAAATCCATTCGTTTGCGCAAAAAGATTCTGAATAAAGGCGAACGCGAACGTGTAGAGAAGCAGCGTAAAATGGCGCAAGCAAACGCGTAA
- a CDS encoding TerC family protein, producing MDSILLLGEILMINLVLSGDNAMVIAMASKDLPEKHQKTAVWWGAAGAVILRCVLTFVAVLLLKIPYIQAGGGILLLWIAFKLLLEEEEDLRVTESFSVWKAIRTILVADFIMSLDNVLAIAGLAKGDLALIVIGIALSIPIVVWGSGLIVGWLHRFPVLVFIGAYILAFTAGDMMLQDAKLGTMLSFLLPSTHSILPIALGILVVATGVFKRRTTSVG from the coding sequence ATGGATTCAATATTGCTCCTTGGTGAAATATTGATGATCAATCTTGTGCTAAGTGGAGATAATGCAATGGTCATCGCGATGGCCAGCAAGGACCTTCCGGAGAAGCACCAGAAGACTGCGGTATGGTGGGGAGCTGCGGGGGCTGTTATTCTGCGCTGCGTGCTTACTTTTGTCGCGGTATTACTGTTGAAAATCCCTTATATCCAGGCTGGAGGAGGAATTCTGCTGCTGTGGATTGCGTTCAAATTGCTGCTTGAAGAAGAGGAGGATCTCAGGGTTACTGAATCTTTTTCTGTATGGAAAGCTATCCGAACGATTCTGGTGGCTGATTTTATTATGAGTCTGGATAATGTTCTGGCGATTGCCGGTCTAGCCAAGGGGGATTTGGCTTTAATTGTCATCGGGATCGCACTCAGCATTCCGATTGTAGTATGGGGAAGTGGCCTCATTGTAGGCTGGCTGCATAGATTTCCGGTGCTCGTATTTATCGGCGCTTATATTTTAGCCTTTACAGCAGGCGATATGATGCTTCAGGATGCAAAATTAGGGACAATGCTGTCCTTCTTGCTTCCATCCACGCATTCCATTCTGCCGATCGCTTTAGGAATATTAGTAGTTGCTACTGGAGTTTTTAAACGCAGAACAACATCAGTAGGTTAA
- a CDS encoding TerC family protein — MNTSIWEFVLLLLNIIFLDLILAGDNAIVIGLAARNLPASTQKKAIMFGTAGAVVLRIFATILVVWLLKIPWLLLAGGILLILIAYKLLTDENSSANIKAGQSLWSAVGTIILADAAMGLDNVIAIAGVAKHNISLVVIGLLISVPIVVWGSTLFIKLINKYPWIIYIGSAVLGFTASSMITDEHQLSPFFDQHPLLKVLFILVIIVAILIGGHWRRQSRHKKPKKLPQP, encoded by the coding sequence TTGAATACATCCATATGGGAGTTTGTATTATTGCTGCTCAATATTATCTTTCTAGATCTCATTCTTGCGGGAGACAACGCAATAGTCATCGGACTTGCAGCGCGAAATTTGCCTGCCAGTACTCAAAAAAAGGCTATCATGTTCGGGACAGCAGGTGCCGTCGTATTACGAATTTTCGCAACGATTCTGGTCGTATGGCTATTAAAAATCCCCTGGTTACTGCTGGCAGGCGGGATCCTACTTATTCTGATTGCCTATAAGCTGTTAACAGACGAGAACAGTTCTGCGAATATCAAGGCAGGACAAAGCCTATGGTCCGCTGTGGGTACGATCATTCTCGCCGATGCTGCGATGGGACTAGATAATGTCATCGCCATTGCTGGAGTTGCCAAACACAATATCTCTCTGGTTGTCATAGGACTGCTGATCAGCGTTCCAATCGTTGTCTGGGGAAGTACTCTTTTTATTAAATTAATCAACAAATATCCATGGATTATTTATATTGGTTCAGCAGTCTTGGGTTTTACAGCCTCTAGCATGATTACAGATGAACATCAGCTATCCCCATTCTTTGACCAACACCCGTTATTGAAAGTTCTGTTTATACTCGTGATCATCGTTGCCATCTTAATTGGAGGACATTGGAGACGCCAATCAAGGCATAAAAAGCCAAAAAAACTGCCTCAACCGTAG
- the thiI gene encoding tRNA uracil 4-sulfurtransferase ThiI, with amino-acid sequence MSVMNQESAKGSANSIDYADMLLLRFGEFTLKGKNRARFEKTVLRHVKEMIKPYPNVVLTKEFGRIYVDLNGEPAVKLVEALKNVFGIASVSPVKVAKSELEDIVAVSRHFLEIIAPAPGTTFKVNARRVWKEFPHGSMEMNKLVSTPLLQGYSGLTVDVKSPQLELKVEIRQGHTFIFCENIAGVGGFPLGTNGKAMLLLSGGIDSPVAGWSSMRRGLEVECVHFYSYPYTSELARQKVVDLTRVLSRYAGVIKLHLVPFTEVQTSFTGIGQDNLIITLMRRAMLRITTQLAEREGALAIVTGESLGQVASQTLPSMNVIGRATPLPLLRPLVMMDKSDIVELSKSIGTYDLSILPYEDCCTLFVPKSPTTNPNLRIVDKIEATLPGYSALLDAAIEATETVLITPYGDEKPSDVVSAQAGLQEEWF; translated from the coding sequence ATGAGTGTGATGAATCAGGAATCTGCTAAAGGCAGTGCCAATAGTATTGATTATGCCGATATGCTGCTTTTGCGTTTTGGGGAGTTTACATTAAAGGGCAAGAACCGTGCCAGATTTGAGAAAACGGTACTACGTCATGTGAAAGAAATGATTAAGCCTTATCCAAATGTGGTTCTAACCAAAGAATTTGGAAGAATTTACGTGGACCTGAACGGAGAACCTGCTGTTAAATTGGTAGAAGCACTGAAGAATGTATTCGGAATCGCTTCTGTCAGTCCGGTAAAGGTGGCCAAGTCAGAACTTGAGGATATTGTGGCTGTCAGCCGTCATTTTTTGGAGATCATCGCTCCTGCACCGGGAACTACATTTAAAGTTAATGCACGCCGAGTATGGAAAGAGTTCCCACATGGCTCCATGGAGATGAATAAGCTAGTTTCGACACCACTGCTGCAAGGCTATTCCGGACTTACTGTGGATGTAAAGTCACCTCAATTGGAGCTGAAAGTCGAAATTCGTCAAGGTCATACTTTTATATTTTGCGAAAATATTGCTGGTGTTGGCGGATTTCCGCTAGGCACTAATGGAAAGGCAATGTTATTGCTGTCCGGAGGTATTGATAGTCCTGTAGCCGGTTGGTCATCCATGCGTCGTGGACTCGAAGTGGAGTGCGTACACTTCTATAGTTATCCTTATACGAGTGAGCTTGCTCGGCAAAAAGTGGTTGATCTTACGCGTGTATTGTCGCGATATGCGGGAGTCATCAAGCTGCATTTAGTACCTTTTACAGAGGTGCAGACGTCTTTTACAGGGATTGGTCAGGATAATCTGATTATTACGCTGATGAGACGAGCCATGCTGAGGATTACTACACAGCTTGCTGAACGTGAGGGTGCACTCGCGATCGTAACCGGTGAAAGCCTTGGACAGGTGGCTAGCCAGACGCTGCCAAGCATGAACGTGATCGGCCGTGCTACACCACTTCCTCTTCTGCGTCCGCTGGTAATGATGGATAAAAGTGATATCGTGGAGCTGTCTAAGAGTATCGGCACCTATGATTTATCTATCCTTCCTTATGAGGATTGCTGTACTTTATTTGTACCAAAATCACCTACAACGAATCCGAATTTGCGGATTGTAGACAAGATTGAAGCTACGCTCCCTGGATATTCTGCATTACTGGACGCAGCGATTGAAGCCACTGAGACCGTGCTGATCACTCCGTATGGTGATGAGAAGCCTAGTGATGTAGTGAGTGCCCAAGCTGGGCTTCAGGAAGAATGGTTCTAA